Genomic segment of Oscillospiraceae bacterium:
CCGACGTCACCTTTAGCCGTTGCGGCAATTGCCGAGCCCAATCGCAAGCAAAAATCAGGTGTAATGTCTGCGCCGATCTCGCCAAACAGACGCCCGCTGCCGTCAAAGACAATCTCTTTGCGCACCTGGCCGGTAATCACACTGCCGCAAACCAACTCGCCGTCGCTGACCTCTTTGTTTGGCCATACACGGCTGTGCTCATGCAGCTGTGCATGTTCGCCGACAACCGAATACTCACCGACCACACTGTACTCATGCAGCTGTGCGCCGCGTTTAACCGTTGCGCCGCGGCAGATAATGGCCCCCGTTGCCGTCACACTGTCATCAACCTTGGCGCTGTCAACGACACTGCGTTCAATTCGTGCCTCCGCGCCAACGCTGCTGCCTCCGCCGATCACGGCATATGGACCAACGATACAGCCTTCATGCAGCGTCACGTCCTCGCCGATATAGCACGGCGCGATGACAGATGCTCCGTCGGGACAATTTGACTGTGTCGGCGAGGCAAAAAGTTCAATCTTACCGTCCAGCGCGTCGTGATGACAGCGCAAATACGCTGCCGGGTCACCGATGTCGCACCAATAGCTGTTCATTTCCAACCCGTAGACGGGCAATTTGTCGGCCAATAGGGCAGGGAAGAGGTCGCGGGCGAAATCAGCCGCTTTGCCCGCCGCAACACGGCGCAAAATCGCGGGATTAATGATATACACACCGGTATTCACCAAATCGGAAAATACCTGCTGCCAGGACGGTTTTTCAATAAAACGCTCAATTTGCCCATCCTCCCGCAGCATCACCAACCCGTAATCAAGCAGCTCGTCTTGCTGTTTTAGCAACAATGTCGCTGCTGCGTCTTTTTCGCGGTGAAATGCCAACGCCGCTGTTAAATCAAAATCACACACCGCGTCACCGCTGATAATCAACAAAGCATCATCGGCCAACGCATTCGCCATCGCCGCTGCGCACCCGCCCGCCGTCCCCAGTGGATTGGTTTCGATCGCGTAACGCAATTTGACACCAAAGTCATGTCCATCGCCAAAATGATCGGTAATGACATGTGGCATAAATTTCAACGTCATCACAATGTCATCAAACCCATGTTTGCGCAGCAGCGAAATACTGTGCTCCAGCACCGGCTTGTCAAAGAGCCTTACCATAGGTTTGGGGCGATTGCAACTGACAGGCCGCAGCCGCGACCCCTCACCGCCCGCCAAAATAACGGCTTTCATGCTGTTGTCCTCCTATATACTATCTATTAAGGCTGCTGAAAGTTTTTTCAACGCGACTGTCTCACGCGATATTCACATATTATGCCTGTCGAACCCTGTCGTTATGCAATTACAAATTTTTGATTCACCCAATTAGCCAAACCCTTGCACAAAAAGGCAAAACACTATCAAGCAGTCAATATAATAGCCAACGCGAGTGTGAGCGTTGTTGCGGTCCCGAACCAACGAGCAACGACGGGGACAAAGAGATCACCGCACCCCCATAGATTGCGACGGCGACTTCTGAAAGTATGCAACCCTTTTCGTCATAGAAAATTTCCAACAACTTGCTCAATAAGACTTGCAAAAGTCGACATCATCTGATACACTGTCGCCAAAAGACCTAAAATACGCGATAAAGGGGAGAAAAAACCATGAAAAACGCCAAACGCCGCCTCGCCCTGTTGACGGCGGCAATATTGGCATTCACACTGCTCGCCAACTTCGGTGCGCAGGCGTTTGACGATATTGCCGACAACTCGCCCAACCAACAACGCGCCATCCACAGCCTGCGACAGATCGGCATCGTACATGGCGTTGACACTGGCAGCACGCGCTTTGCGCCCAATGACCCCATCTGTCGCTCGGCATTTGTCAAATTATTGTACACGGCAAGCAACAACGGCATTCACGACAACGCCGTCAATTATCGGAGCCGCCCCAACCCCTTTGCCGATGTCAACACTACCAACTGGGCATATGGTTATTTGGTATGGGCGCTGGAAAACGGCATCATTTCAGGCACCGGCCATGCACCCGACGGTCGCGTTATCTTCCATCCGCGCGGACAAATCCGCTTGGTCGAGGCCATGAAAGGCCTGCTGGGGCTGATAGGCTAT
This window contains:
- a CDS encoding sugar phosphate nucleotidyltransferase → MKAVILAGGEGSRLRPVSCNRPKPMVRLFDKPVLEHSISLLRKHGFDDIVMTLKFMPHVITDHFGDGHDFGVKLRYAIETNPLGTAGGCAAAMANALADDALLIISGDAVCDFDLTAALAFHREKDAAATLLLKQQDELLDYGLVMLREDGQIERFIEKPSWQQVFSDLVNTGVYIINPAILRRVAAGKAADFARDLFPALLADKLPVYGLEMNSYWCDIGDPAAYLRCHHDALDGKIELFASPTQSNCPDGASVIAPCYIGEDVTLHEGCIVGPYAVIGGGSSVGAEARIERSVVDSAKVDDSVTATGAIICRGATVKRGAQLHEYSVVGEYSVVGEHAQLHEHSRVWPNKEVSDGELVCGSVITGQVRKEIVFDGSGRLFGEIGADITPDFCLRLGSAIAATAKGDVGISYAGGESARIYAQLLSSACNSAGVPTANCDAPLAAVAAYAAVLHGFSLSVFVRQQKLKLILSVFDSSGLPIDREMERKLENAVKRGEVIVADSERAGAAVTISGLSVAYLKAVVGKHRARQMLTVTGHPVPTAILRHALIGIGCRVTPSSRSIAPFFSLDDDGLTLLCSDERGAVVPPGRLLALSCLMAWDNGIPAIAVPYDAPACLDEWAKERNTRLLRLGRDGHAARALLAQQFFLHDACARACYLLSGLTKLNMTLAEYDRKSPSFSTSFVEVPLRNDRGAVMRALAERSQNAELGEGLRLRVGNGMVTIAPLTMRAALRVVSESEDMETAAELCDVLKQRIRRLDGEMS